The Siansivirga zeaxanthinifaciens CC-SAMT-1 region TTACCATTGGTAGATAGTTTCAAAAACCCCATTCATTACTCAAGGTTTTTATTATATCTAGTTGCCGGACATCTTTTTTTATTTGTAGCGCCTTTTTTAAATACCTGGAATAAAAATGCCTTCTGGAATTACTTAAAAATGGTTTTTATCGCCATAGGTAGAAGTTCACTTTTTTCTATTGTTTTGTATTTAGGCTTGTCGTTGGCACTCTTGGCTATTGAATATTTATTTAATGTTAGTATAAAAGGCGAACGCTATTTTCAAATATTTGTTTTCTGTTTAGGTATTGTTAATACCTGGACCTATTTATCAGACTTTCCGAAAGACATTCAAAATCAAACGGTTATAAGCTATAATAAAGCTTTAGAGGTTTTTGTAAAATACATTTTAATACCCTTGGTTTTACTGTATCTTATCATTTTATATGCCTATAGTTTTAAAATTTTATTTACATGGAATCTTCCAAAAGGTTGGGTTTCATATTTAATTATTGCGTTATCGTTGCTTGGTTTTAGTATTCAAACCATGATTAATCCCATACAAAAAACCATAAAATCGCCCGTAATTAACAGATTTTATCCATGGTTTTACTACTTACTTTCGCCACTTTTAATTTTACTTTTTATTGCCATTGTAAAACGTATTGGAGATTACGGCATCACCGAAAACAGGTACTTTGTTTTAATGTTAGCACTCTGGATTACTGGCATGACGCTGTATTTACTAATAAGCAAAAACAAATATTTAAAAATACTTCCTATTAGCCTTACGGTTATTACGCTTCTTAGCTCGTTTGGTTTTTGGAGTGCTTTTAATGTATCTAAAAACAGTCAGTTTTCACAATTTGAAAATACTTTTAAAAAAGTAAAATCCAATAGTAACCAAGCTACTTTAGAGGAATACGAAACCTTAGAATCGGTTTTAAAATACTTCCATAAAAGAGAAAATTTAAAATATCTCAATCCAATTGTTGGCGTAGAATTAGATAGCATCTACAAAAAAAGAACCTCAAAATACAGCTACTACTACTTAAATACAGAATATATTTTAGACAGTTTATCAATTATTAAACCAAAAGACAGCCTAAAAGACCGCTTTAAATATTGGTCATTTAACTTAGATAAAACCACACTAAAAACAGATGTAACTGGTTATAAAACCATGCATTACGTTAGTTTTTTAGAACACGCAGAAAACAACACCGTTAACGATTTCAAATTTGAATTAATAAATAATAAAACTGAAGCTGTTGTTAAAAAAGAGGATGAGATTATATTTAAATTGAATTTAAAATCACTCATCGATAAAAAGTCGGGACCTTATTATGAATCTTTCAATGCAGATGAAATGACTTTTATTTTGAAAAATGACAGCATTCAAATGAAGCTTATCGTAGAAGCTTTAAACATTGATTACGAAAACGATAAGATTAAAATACAAAACTTAACCACCTTTGTTTTTATTGAATAATGATTTCCAAACTTAACTTAGAAAACATATTATTTCTTGATATTGAAACCGTTCCGGAAGTTCAGCATTTCTCTGATTTAGATGAAACCAAGCAAGCGCTTTGGGAACACAAATCGCAATACCAACGAAAAGACGATTTTACGGCTGAAGCATTTTACGACCGCGCAGGCATTTGGGCCGAATTTGGTAAAATTGTGTGTATTTCTGTGGGTTACTTTACTTTTAAAGGCGACCTTAGAAACTTTAGAGTGACCTCCTTTTATGGTGACGAAATTAAAATTTTAAAAGATTTTAAAAATTTACTTGTCACGCATTTTAGCGAAACCAAACACCTGCTTTGCGCGCACAATGGTAAAGAATTCGACTTTCCGTATATTGCACGCCGCATGATTATTAACCGCATAAAATTGCCTTATAAATTAAATCTTTTTGGGAAAAAACCATGGGAAGTGCCCCATTTAGATACTTTAGATTTATGGAAATTTGGCGACTATAAAACCTACACCTCTTTAAAGTTGTTAACCAATGTTTTAGGCATACCATCGCCCAAAGACGATATAGACGGTAGTGAAGTTTACAGGGTTTATTACGAGGAAAATGAAA contains the following coding sequences:
- a CDS encoding DUF4153 domain-containing protein; translated protein: MKLFNFSEITEKAKSAFLRFPITLSWAILGTFFVLFLIEFDIDFDEHIREISTLFLGISWLIGTRFLVEQQTNSHKKWWFSLITIALLMGFYFYLPLVDSFKNPIHYSRFLLYLVAGHLFLFVAPFLNTWNKNAFWNYLKMVFIAIGRSSLFSIVLYLGLSLALLAIEYLFNVSIKGERYFQIFVFCLGIVNTWTYLSDFPKDIQNQTVISYNKALEVFVKYILIPLVLLYLIILYAYSFKILFTWNLPKGWVSYLIIALSLLGFSIQTMINPIQKTIKSPVINRFYPWFYYLLSPLLILLFIAIVKRIGDYGITENRYFVLMLALWITGMTLYLLISKNKYLKILPISLTVITLLSSFGFWSAFNVSKNSQFSQFENTFKKVKSNSNQATLEEYETLESVLKYFHKRENLKYLNPIVGVELDSIYKKRTSKYSYYYLNTEYILDSLSIIKPKDSLKDRFKYWSFNLDKTTLKTDVTGYKTMHYVSFLEHAENNTVNDFKFELINNKTEAVVKKEDEIIFKLNLKSLIDKKSGPYYESFNADEMTFILKNDSIQMKLIVEALNIDYENDKIKIQNLTTFVFIE
- a CDS encoding 3'-5' exonuclease, which translates into the protein MISKLNLENILFLDIETVPEVQHFSDLDETKQALWEHKSQYQRKDDFTAEAFYDRAGIWAEFGKIVCISVGYFTFKGDLRNFRVTSFYGDEIKILKDFKNLLVTHFSETKHLLCAHNGKEFDFPYIARRMIINRIKLPYKLNLFGKKPWEVPHLDTLDLWKFGDYKTYTSLKLLTNVLGIPSPKDDIDGSEVYRVYYEENEIDRIVTYCEKDTIAVAQIFLRLRGDDILHDNEIIHI